The genomic window CGGCCACCGGGGCCGGGCCGGGCGGCACCGGGGTCGCCGCCGACCGATCGCGCAGGTCGGCCCGCCAGGCCCGCAACCCCACCACGCAGAGGGCCAGGAAGATCAGGTAGAGCCCGGCGGTCAGCCAGAGCCCCTTGTACGCGTAGAGCGGGATGTAGATCAGGTCGGCCACGATCCACAGCCACCAGCTCTCCACCAGCTTGCGGGTCTGCCCGTACGTGGCGAGCAGCGAGAGCGCGGTGGTCAGCGCGTCGGCCAACGGCACCGTCGAGTCGGTGGCCCGGTCCAGCAGCGCCCAGAGCCCGGCGGTGAGCAGCACCCCGCCGACCCCGAGGGCCCACCACTCCCGCCGCCCGGTGCGGGCCACGGCGAGCCGGCTGCGCCGCTCCCCGCCGAAGAGCCAGTGCCACCAGCCGTACGCGCCGAGGACCACGTAGACGACCTGGAGGCCGGCGTCGGCGTAGAGGCCGGCGGTCCAGAAGAGCAGCATGAGCAGCAGCACGTTGGCGATGCCGATCGGCCAGTTCGCGATGTGCTGCCGGGCGACGAGCCAGACGTTGACCACGCCGGTGGCGAAGCCGAGCAGCTCCGCCCAGGTGGTGCCGGTCCCCGCCACCGTGAACGCCGTACCGGTCAGCCAGTCGAGCATGTGGTCCTCCCCCGTGTTTCCGAGCGCTCACCCTAGAGCTCCGGACCGGACCGGGAAAGACCCCTGCCCCGTGACCGCCGGGGCGGCGTGCGAGGCTTCGGTCATGGTTCTTGAGGTCGCACTGATCGACGTAACCCCCGGGCACGAGGACGCCTTCGCCGCCGCGTACGTGCAGGCGTACCCGATCATCACCAGCACGGAGGGCTGCCGCTCGGCCCGGATGACCCGGGGCGTCGAGTCCCCCTCCCGGTTCGTGCTGCTGGTCGAGTGGGACTCGGTCGAGGCGCACGACGTCAACTTCCGGCAGAGCGAGAAGTTCCCGCAGTGGCGCGCCCTGATCGGCCCGCACTTCGCCGGCCCGCCGCTGGTCGAGCACTTCGTCGACGTTCCGGCCTGAGCTGTCGTACCTCCCGGTTAGCGTGCGTGCGACGCGCTGGCCGCCGGTCCCGACGGGCATCGGGGGCGCCGGGCCCGGTGGCCGCGCGCCGACAACTGCCTTGCGGGATGAGGCCGGACCCGGTTGGCTGTCGATCATGACGGAACGGGTCGCCCTGGTCACCGGCGTGAGCCGGCGGATCGGCATCGGCGCGGCGGTCGCCCGCGCGCTCGCCGCGGACGGCTGGCGGCTGCTGCTGACCGGCCTGCCCGGGTACGACGACGCCCAGCCCTACGGCGGCGACCCGGACGACGTGCCGGCGCTCCTCGCCGAGCTGGGCGACGACACCCGCCACCGCCCCGCCGACCTGCTCGACCCGTCGGCGCCGGCGAAGCTGGTCGCCGAGGCGGTCCGCCGGCACGGCCGCCTCGACGCGGTGGTGGCGGTGCACGCCTACTCCACGCACACCCCGCTCGGTGCGCTCGACGCCGCCGAGATCGACCGGCACCTGCTGGTCAACGTCCGGGCGACGCTGCTGCTCGCGGAGGCGTTCGCCGCCGCCCACCCGGGCGGGCAGGGCGGACGGCTGGTGCTCTTCTCCAGCGGCCAGCGGCTCGGCCCGATGCCCGGCGAGCTGGCGTACGCCGCCAGCAAGGCCGGCGTGGAGAACCTCACGCTCCAGCTCGCCCCGCTGCTGATGCCCAACGGCATCACGGTCAACTGCGTCAACCCCGGCCCGACCGACACCGGCTACGCCGACCCGGAACGACTGGCCGCAGTGGCCCGGCTCTTCCCGGGTGGCCGCTGGGGCACCCCGGAGGACGCCGCCCGGCTGGTCCGTTTCCTCTGCTCCACCGACGCCGACTGGATCACCGGCCAGGTGATCGACTCCGAGGGCGGCTTCCAGCGCCACCGGTGAGCCGGCACGGCACGGCCTCGCGGCCCGCCGTCCATCCGGCGGGCCCGCTCAGCGGACGTCCGGCAGCGGACCGTCCGGCGCGGCGCGGGGGCGCGGCACCACGGGCAGCTCCGCCTGACGGGCCAGCAGCGCCGCCGTCTCCTCGGCCGGCAGTGCGACCGCGAGCAACCACTCGACCAGCCGCTCGTACCGGGCCACGTCGGTCTCGGTGACCAGGCGCAGATCGGTGGTGAGCGTCTCCACCAGCACCGTCCGGGGATCGGCCGGATCGGGGAACGCGTAGTGCGAGAACCCCGTCAACGGCTGGACGTCGCCGTGCGGCGCCGCGTCCCGCGCCACCAGCCGGATGGTGACGTTCGGCCGGTCGGCGAGGGTCACCAGGTGCCGCAGCTGCTCCCGCCAGACCTCGACCGGCGTGCCGCCACGATCACAGACCCGCTCGTCGAGCAGCGCCGTGTACTCGGGTGGATCCGCCCGGCGCAGCACCTCCTGCCGCGCAAGCCGGGCCCGCAGGTCGGCCTCGACGTCCACCTCGTCGTCGAGCAGCGCACCGGCGGACACCCGCAGGCGCGCGTACGCCGGGGTCTGGAGCAGGCCGGGCACCACGGCGGGCTGGTACTCGACGAGACGGGCGACGCCCGCCTCCAACTCCGCGTACGCCCGCTGCCGCTCCCCCATCTCGCCCAGCGCTTTCGACCAGCCGCGGCCGGTCGCCGCGTCCCGGGCGATGACGATGAGCGCTTCCCGCTGGCCCGGCGGCACCGCGTAGACGTCGAACAGGTCGAGCACGTCGGCCAGATCCGGCCGGCTCTGGCCCAGCTCGATGCGGGACAACTTGGACGTGGACGCCCAGCCGAGCCGGCCGCAGACCTGCTCCAGGGTGAGCGACTCCCGGTGGCGCAGCCGGCGCAGCTCGGCGCCGAGCCGCACCCGCCGGATGACAGGACTTGCTGACAACGGCATCCCAGCCTCCCACCGAGGGAGAGTACGCACGGCCGTCACTCACGGCAATACCTCGCTCGCGGAGTGCGACCGGCCGTCAGAGTGCGCAGCAGGGGATCTGCCCCGGGGGCACGACGGCGGCCCCGGGGCCACGGCGGGGGCGGCGGCCCGGATCAGGGCCGGTAGGTGCCGAACGACCAGACGTTGCCGGCGAGGTCCCGGGCCGCGTAGTCGCGGGAGCCGTAGTCGGTGTCGAAGGGTTCCCGGACGATCTCGGCGCCCGCGGCGCGGGCGTGCGCGCAGTGCGTGTCGACGTCGTCGAGCGCGACGTAGACCGACCAGTCGTCGTCGGCCGGTCGGGGCAGCGCCTCGGACCGCTCGCCGAGCATGATCATGCCGGTGTCGAGGGTGAGCTCGGCGTGCGCCACCGAGCCGTCCGGGGCTTCGTGCACCGCGTGCACGGTGAAACCGAACGCGGTGCAGAGCCAGTCGATGGCGGCGCGGGCATCGGGGTACCTGAAGATCGGATACATGGTTCGCATGCCTCCACTGTGCCGCCCCGCCCGTCACCCCGGATTGGACGAATGTGACCTGGCGAGGCTGGCCGGCGTCGCCCCGGCGAACTCGCGGAACTCCCGGATCAGGTGCGACTGGTCGTAGTAGCCGTAGCGGACGGCCAGCTCGGCCGCGCCGGCCGGGGCGCCCTCGCCCGCCGGCCGATCGCCGGTCAGCGCCGCATGTGCCCCCGCGAACCGGAGCAGCCGGGCGGTGGTCTTCGGGGCCAGCCCCGCCTCGCGCCGGAACACGGTGGCCAGGTGGCGGCGGCTCCAGCCGAGCTCCTCGGCGAGCGGGCCGACACCCACCCGCCCGGCGCTGCCGGCCAGCCGTCGCCACGCCCACTCCAGTCGGGGATCGACCGGCTCGGCGGCGGCCAGCCGGGCGGCCACGGCGGCGTCGAGCAGGCGGAACCGCCCAGGCCAGTCGGGTGTCTCGGCGAGCCGGCACCGGAGCCGGTCGAGCCACCCGCCGGGGAACCGCTCCACCGCCACCGCCCGGTTGGCCAGTTCGCCTAGGGGCACGCCGAGGATCCGGCGGGCCGCCAACGGCGCCAGCAGGAGCTCCACCCCGGTGCCCACCCCGATCGTGCGGGTCAGGCAGTACGCGTCGAACGTGCCGGCCACGAAGGAGTCCACCTGATGAGCGCCGCGCTCGACGCACCGCGGGTCGACCACGTCCAGCGGCGCGCCCCAGCCGAGGATGAGCACCACGAAGGCGCCCGCCGCCTGGCGGCGCACCAGCGGCAGCTCCGCCCGCTCGCGGTAGCCGACGTACCGGTCGACGAACGGCCGCAGCCGGACGTCGGGACGACCGACGACGACCTCGAACGTGCCCATCCCCGGCCTCCGTCCGTCACCTCACGCCGGCGGCGTCCATCCCCCGCAGCTCCTTCTTGAGATCGGCGACCTCGTCGCGGATCCGGGCCGCCAGCTCGAACTGCAGCTCGCGCGCAGCGGCCAGCATCTGGTCGTTGAGCTCCTGGATGAGGTTGGCCAGGTCGGCCCGGGCCATCCCCTCCCGCGAGGGGGCGGCGCCGCCGGCCCGACTGCGGCTGCGGGTCTCCTTGACCGGCGCCTTGCCCCGGGAGAGCTGTCGCGCCGCGCCGCCGACCCGGCTGTTCTCGGTGTCCTCGGCCTCGCGGTAGATGTCGTCGAGGATGTCGTGGATCTTCTTACGCAGCGGCTCGGGGCTGATCCCGTGCGCCGCGTTGTGCGCGATCTGCTTGGCCCGCCGCCGGTTCGTCTCCTCGATCGCGCCCGCCATCGACGGGGTGATCTTGTCGGCGTACATGTGCACCTGGCCGCTGACGTTACGCGCGGCCCGGCCGATGGTCTGGATCAGCGACCGTCCGCTGCGCAGGAAGCCCTCCTTGTCCGCGTCGAGGATCGCGACCAGCGACACCTCGGGCAGGTCGAGGCCCTCGCGCAGCAGGTTGATGCCGACCAGGACGTCGTAGTCGCCCTTGCGCAGCTCGCGCAGCAGCTCGACCCGGCGCAGCGTGTCGACCTCGGAGTGCAGGTAACGCACCCGGATGCCGTTCTCCAGGAGGTAGTCCGAGAGGTCCTCGGCCATCTTCTTGGTCAGCGTGGTGACCAGCACCCGCTCGTCCCGCTCGGTGCGCAGCTTGATCTCGTGCATCAGGTCGTCGATCTGACCCTTGGTGGGCTTCACGATGACCTCGGGGTCGATCAGGCCGGTCGGGCGGATGACCTGCTCGACGAACTCACCCTGGGCCTGCTCCAGCTCCCACGGACCGGGGGTGGCGGAGAGGAAGACCATCTGGCCGACCCGCTCCAGGAACTCGTCGAAGCGCAGCGGCCGGTTGTCGGCGGCGCTCGGCAGTCGGAAGCCGTGGTCGATGAGCATCCGCTTGCGGGACGCGTCGCCCTCGTACATGCCGCCGATCTGCGGGATGGTCACGTGCGACTCGTCGACCACGGTGAGGAAGTCGTCCGGGAAATAGTCGAGCAGGCAGTGCGGCGGGCTGCCGGGCAGCCGGCCGTCGATGTGCATGGAGTAGTTCTCGATGCCGGAGCAGAAGCCGACCTGGCGCATCATCTCGAGGTCGTAGGTGGTGCGCATCCGCAGCCGCTGCGCCTCCAGCAGCTTGCCCTGCCGCTCCAGCTCGGCCAGCCGCTCGGCGAGCTCGGCCTCGATGTCGCGGGTCGCCCGCTCCATCCGCTCCGGGCCGGCCGCGTAGTGGGTGGCCGGGAAGATCAGCAGGTGGTCGACCTCCCGGACCACGTCGCCGGTGAGCGGGTTGAGGTAGTAGAGCTTCTCCACCTCGTCGCCGAAGAACTCGATCCGCAGCGCCAGCTCCTCGTACGCCGGGATGATCTCCAGCGTGTCGCCGCGGACCCGGAAGGTGCCCCGCTGGAAGGCCATGTCGTTGCGGGTGTACTGGATGTCGACCAGCCGGCGCAGCAGCTTGTCCCGCTCGATCTCCTGACCGACGCGGACCCGGACGGCGCGCTCGAGGTACTCCTCCGGGGTGCCCAGCCCGTAGATCGCCGAGACCGTGGCGACCACGATCGTGTCGCGCCGGGTGAGCAGCGACATGGTGGCCTTGTGGCGCAGCCGCTCGACCTCCTCGTTGATCGAGGAGTCCTTCTCGATGTAGGTGTCGGTCTGCGGGATGTACGCCTCGGGCTGGTAGTAGTCGTAGTAGGAGACGAAGTACTCCACCGCGTTGTGCGGGAGCAGCTCGCTGAACTCCTTGGCCAGCTGGGCGCAGAGGGTCTTGTTGGGCGCGAGCACCAGGGTCGGCCGTTGCAGCCGCTCGACCAGCCACGCGGTGGTGGCGCTCTTGCCGGTGCCGGTCGCGCCGAGGAGCACCGTGTTGCGGTCGCCGCGTCGGACCCGACGCTCAAGATCGTCGATGGCTGCCGGCTGGTCGCCGGCCGGCTGGAACTCGCTGACGACCTGGAAACGGCCGTCGAGCCGGGGAATGTCGAGCGCCATGACGTCAACCGTACGCCGCGGGTCCGACAGTTCCGGGCCGAGCACGGAGGGTCCGTGATCGGCTTCGATATTCCCATTGTGTGCCACATCTCACCGAGCTAGGCTCTCGACGTAGGCCGCTCGCGGCGGCCGACCGGGCCGGTGGCCCCCCTCAGGGGACGGCCGCCCCCGGCACCGAGGGTCGCAGCACCCGGACATCACCGGCGTGCGCATCCGACGTGGTCGCGCTGGAGGCGCTGACCGGCCGCCGCGAGCGCCCCTGCTCGTCACCCGATTCCCGCAGCCGCGTTATCCACTTGTGGAGACGTCTCCCGGGCGGCCCCCCCGCCCCACCCCCGTACCCGCCGCCGGCCGCCGCGGCCGACGCCCGCGGATCCCCGCACCGCCCACCGGGTCGGCCGCGCCGCCCACCGGAACCGCCCCGGTCGACCCCGGAACCGAGCCCGACCCCCGGACCGACCCGGACGGCGCGGGGGACCCGCCCGGGCGCCCGGGCCGGCGCCGGAGCATCCTGCTCGCGCTCGGGGTGGTGGCGACGGCCTCCGCCGCGGCGCTGGTCGCCGGGCTGGCGAGCTGGGACGCCCCCGAGCCGGCCGACCCGGCCCGCCCGTTGACCGCGGCCGAGGCGGAACGGCTGGCGGCGATGCGGGTCACCGCCTACCGGGACGTCCGCTCCGGGGTGCGCGTCACCGTCGGCGCCGGGGCGGCCCGGACCGAACTGGCGGGCTGGGTCGACTGGGCGCGGCCGCTGCTCTACCTCGACGTCGGCGGTCCGGGCGCCGGCCCGGACCGGGGCCTGGTCCAGGCCACCCCGACGGCGCTGATGGCCCGGCCGGACCCGACCGCGGCGGCCACTGCCGCCCCGCCACCGCTGGTGCCCCCGACCGACCGCTGGCAGCTGCGCGAACCTCCCCCCGGGCGCGGCCTGACCGCCGTGCGCGACCTGCTCCTCGCCTTGGGCGGGAACCGGCCCGACGCCGTCGCCGCCGAGGCGCGCTGGCTGGGCCGGGAGTCCACCGCCGGCACCTCGGTGGACGTGCTGCAGGCGCCGCTCACGGCCGGCCCGGCCGCCGTGGCCCCGGCGACCCCGGCACCGGTCCGGCAGTTCCGGCTCTGGCTCGACCAGGACGCCCGGCTGCACCGACTGACGGGACGGCTGCCCGACGACACACCGGTCACCGTGGAGCTGGAACGCAGCGACCGGCCGACCCTGCGACCGGTCGACGCCCTGGGTGGCCGGCCCGGTCTACCGCGGGCGCTCAGCGACGTCGAGGCGGACCGGTTGGCCCGGCTGCCGACCCGGCTACGGGCCGCCGGTGGCGCCGCGCTGACCGGGACCGCGCCGCTCGGCCCGACCGCGAACCTGCGCGCCGCCGGCTGGCTGAGCTGGGCGGGCTCCGCCGCGTACCTCGCGGTGGGCGAGGCCGGCACGCCCGGACGTCGGACGCTGCTGCGCCACCAGGCGGGCCGGGTCGCCCGGGTGGCGGTCCCGGCGGACGGCGGCACGGCGGAGCTGCCGGCCCGACCGCCGCTGCCGCCGCCGGCCGGCGTCTCCTGGCCGCGCCCCACGTCCTCGACCGACGACCTGGACCGGCTGGTCGGCGCCGCGCTGCGGGCGGCTGGCCCGCCGGTCGACGCCCGCTCGGCGGTCCGGCTGCGCGGCGACCGGCTGGCCGGGCGCACCGTCGACGTCATCGAGTTGCGCGGCCAACTTCGCTACTGGATCGACCGGGCCGGGCTGCTGCGCCGGGTGGAGCTGCGGACCGGGCGCGGCGTGTGGGCGCAGCTCGACCTCACCCCGGGGCGGGTCCCGGCGCCGCCCACGGCCACGCCGCCGCCCCGGCCCACCGCCCGGTGAGGCCGGGCTGATCTGGTCGAGCCAACCCGACCAGATCGAGAACCCGCCGAGCCGGCCGACGGCCGGTCAGGGGCGGGCCGTCAGGGCCGCCAGCCGGTCCGCTCGGCCCACTCCTCGGCCCGGAGGTGCTCCTCGTCGAACCAGGGGTCCTTCAGCGTGCCGTAGGTCGCGCTGTCCGGGGCCGAGGCCACCAGCTCCCGCTTGAGGTGCAGGTAGGCGGCCCGCTGGTCCGGGTCGGCGCGCAGGTGGTCGCGCATCAGCAGGGCGTACCGCCAGGCCGGGGAGCCGGCCACCCGCAGGTGCAGGTGCACCGGACGGCCGGGGTCCGCGCTGCCGTGCAGCCGCTTCTCCCACCGTCCGCTGCCGGCCCGACGAGGGTTGTCCCACCACTCGCCGGGCAGCCGGGGGAAGCCGGCGTCCGCGAGCCGCTCGGCGAGCGGCCCGTCCGCCTCGGCCAGCGACGGCACGCCGAGCTGGATGTCGATGACGTCCTTCGCGGCGAGCCCGGGCACGGCGGTCGAGCCGATGTGCTCGATGCACAGGTCGGCGGGGGCGAGCGCGTGCCGGATCCGGGCGGCCAGCCGGGCGTACTGCTCGGGCCAGGTCGGGTCGGGCTCGGTGAGCACCGCCTGCTCCGGCCGGATCGCCCGCCGCGCCCGCAGGTTCCCCTCGTAGGGGACCAGCCGGTCGCGCCACAGCCCGTCCACCGCCGCGTGCAGCTCCGCCAGGTCACCGTCGTTGCTCAGCACCACGTCGGCCGCCGCGCGCCGGCGGGCGTCGTCGGCCTGCGCGGCGATCCGCCGCTCGGCCTCCGCGCGGTCCATGCCGCGATCGCGGGTCAACCGCTCCAGCCGGGTGGTCACCGCCGTCTGCACGACCACCACCAGGTGGTACGTCGGCGCGAGCCCCACCTCCACCAGCAGCGGTACGTCGTTGACCACGACGGCGTGCGACGGCGCCGCGGCGACCAGCTCGGCGGTACGCGCCCGCACCCGGGGATGAGTGATCGCCTCCAGCCGGCGGCGGGCCGCCTCGTCGGCGAAGACGACCGCGCCCAGCGCCGCCCGGTCCAGCGCGCCGTGGGCGTCGAGCACCCGGTCGGAGAAGGTCGCGACGATCTCGGCCAGCCCGGCGCTGCCCGGGGCGACCACCTCGCGGGCAACGTGGTCGGCGTCGATCACCACCGCGCCGAGCGCGGCCAGCCGGGCCGCCACGGCGCTCTTGCCGGACCCGATCCCACCGGTCAGTCCCACCATCAGCACCGGACCAGTCAACCCGATCACCCGTCCGCTGCCAAACGGGGCCGGCACGGGACGGCGCCGGACATGGCGAGGGCCCCGCCCCCGGCGACCCGGTGGAACCGGATCGCGGGGGCGGGGCCCGTCGTCGTCAGCGGGTCACTTGCCGCCGGCGAGCTTCTCCCGCAGAGCGGCGAGCGCCTCGTCGGTGGCCAGGGTGCCAGCCGGCTCCTCGGCCTGCCGGCTCGGGGCCGTGGTGGTCGTGGTGGTGGTGCCACCGGCGGCCACGGCCGGAGCCGGGTTGGCAGCGGCCTCGGCGTCGGCGGCCCGGGAGGTCTGCACCTGCTTGGTGTGGGCCTCCCAGCGCTGACGCGCCTCGGCGTACTGGCTCTCCCAGGTCTCGCGCTGCTTGTCGTACCCCTCGAGCCACTCGCCCGTCTCCGGGTCGAAGCCCTCGGGGTAGATGTAGTTGCCCTCGGCGTCGTAGGTCGCGGCCATGCCGTAGAGGGTCGGGTCGAAGTGCTCCTCGCCCTCGACGAAGCCCTCGTTGGCCTGCTTCAGCGACAGCGAGATCCGGCGGCGCTCCAGGTCGATGTCGATGACCTTGACCATGACCTCGGAGCCGACCTGAACGACCTGCTCCGGGATCTCCACGTGGCGCTCGGCCAGCTCGGAGATGTGGACCAGGCCCTCGATGCCGTCGTCCACCCGGACGAAGGCGCCGAACGGCACCAGCTTGGTGACCTTACCCGGCACGATCTGCTGGATCGCGTGGGTGCGGGCGAACTGCCGCCACGGGTCCTCCTGGGTCGCCTTCAGCGACAGCGAGACCCGCTCGCGGTCCAGGTCGACATCCAGGACCTCGACCTCGACCTCCTGGCCGACCTCGACGACCTCGGACGGGTGGTCGATGTGCTTCCAGGAGAGCTCGGAGACGTGCACCAGGCCGTCCACGCCGCCCAGGTCGACGAACGCGCCGAAGTTGACGATCGAGGAGACGACGCCCTTGCGGACCTGCCCCTTCTGGAGCTTGTTGAGGAACTCGGTGCGCACCTCGGACTGCGTCTGCTCCAGCCAGGCCCGGCGGGACAGGACCACGTTGTTGCGGTTCTTGTCCAGCTCGATGATCTTGGCCTCGAGCTCGCGGCCGACGTACGGCTGCAGGTCGCGCACCCGCCGCATCTCGACGAGCGAGGCGGGCAGGAAGCCGCGCAGCCCGATGTCGAGGATGAGACCACCCTTGACGACCTCGATGACCGAGCCGCGGACGACACCGTCCTCGTCCTTGATCTTCTCGATCGTGCCCCAGGCCCGCTCGTACTGCGCCCGCTTCTTGGAGAGGATCAGACGAC from Micromonospora kangleipakensis includes these protein-coding regions:
- the uvrB gene encoding excinuclease ABC subunit UvrB, encoding MALDIPRLDGRFQVVSEFQPAGDQPAAIDDLERRVRRGDRNTVLLGATGTGKSATTAWLVERLQRPTLVLAPNKTLCAQLAKEFSELLPHNAVEYFVSYYDYYQPEAYIPQTDTYIEKDSSINEEVERLRHKATMSLLTRRDTIVVATVSAIYGLGTPEEYLERAVRVRVGQEIERDKLLRRLVDIQYTRNDMAFQRGTFRVRGDTLEIIPAYEELALRIEFFGDEVEKLYYLNPLTGDVVREVDHLLIFPATHYAAGPERMERATRDIEAELAERLAELERQGKLLEAQRLRMRTTYDLEMMRQVGFCSGIENYSMHIDGRLPGSPPHCLLDYFPDDFLTVVDESHVTIPQIGGMYEGDASRKRMLIDHGFRLPSAADNRPLRFDEFLERVGQMVFLSATPGPWELEQAQGEFVEQVIRPTGLIDPEVIVKPTKGQIDDLMHEIKLRTERDERVLVTTLTKKMAEDLSDYLLENGIRVRYLHSEVDTLRRVELLRELRKGDYDVLVGINLLREGLDLPEVSLVAILDADKEGFLRSGRSLIQTIGRAARNVSGQVHMYADKITPSMAGAIEETNRRRAKQIAHNAAHGISPEPLRKKIHDILDDIYREAEDTENSRVGGAARQLSRGKAPVKETRSRSRAGGAAPSREGMARADLANLIQELNDQMLAAARELQFELAARIRDEVADLKKELRGMDAAGVR
- a CDS encoding VOC family protein, which translates into the protein MRTMYPIFRYPDARAAIDWLCTAFGFTVHAVHEAPDGSVAHAELTLDTGMIMLGERSEALPRPADDDWSVYVALDDVDTHCAHARAAGAEIVREPFDTDYGSRDYAARDLAGNVWSFGTYRP
- the pnuC gene encoding nicotinamide riboside transporter PnuC, which translates into the protein MLDWLTGTAFTVAGTGTTWAELLGFATGVVNVWLVARQHIANWPIGIANVLLLMLLFWTAGLYADAGLQVVYVVLGAYGWWHWLFGGERRSRLAVARTGRREWWALGVGGVLLTAGLWALLDRATDSTVPLADALTTALSLLATYGQTRKLVESWWLWIVADLIYIPLYAYKGLWLTAGLYLIFLALCVVGLRAWRADLRDRSAATPVPPGPAPVAA
- a CDS encoding helix-turn-helix domain-containing protein; the protein is MPLSASPVIRRVRLGAELRRLRHRESLTLEQVCGRLGWASTSKLSRIELGQSRPDLADVLDLFDVYAVPPGQREALIVIARDAATGRGWSKALGEMGERQRAYAELEAGVARLVEYQPAVVPGLLQTPAYARLRVSAGALLDDEVDVEADLRARLARQEVLRRADPPEYTALLDERVCDRGGTPVEVWREQLRHLVTLADRPNVTIRLVARDAAPHGDVQPLTGFSHYAFPDPADPRTVLVETLTTDLRLVTETDVARYERLVEWLLAVALPAEETAALLARQAELPVVPRPRAAPDGPLPDVR
- the rpsA gene encoding 30S ribosomal protein S1 yields the protein MTSSIEAPSSATRVTHDDLGSEEAFLAAIDETIKYFNDGDIVEGTVVKVDRDEVLLDIGYKTEGVIPSRELSIKHDVDPAEVVSVGDHIEALVLQKEDKEGRLILSKKRAQYERAWGTIEKIKDEDGVVRGSVIEVVKGGLILDIGLRGFLPASLVEMRRVRDLQPYVGRELEAKIIELDKNRNNVVLSRRAWLEQTQSEVRTEFLNKLQKGQVRKGVVSSIVNFGAFVDLGGVDGLVHVSELSWKHIDHPSEVVEVGQEVEVEVLDVDLDRERVSLSLKATQEDPWRQFARTHAIQQIVPGKVTKLVPFGAFVRVDDGIEGLVHISELAERHVEIPEQVVQVGSEVMVKVIDIDLERRRISLSLKQANEGFVEGEEHFDPTLYGMAATYDAEGNYIYPEGFDPETGEWLEGYDKQRETWESQYAEARQRWEAHTKQVQTSRAADAEAAANPAPAVAAGGTTTTTTTAPSRQAEEPAGTLATDEALAALREKLAGGK
- a CDS encoding antibiotic biosynthesis monooxygenase family protein, with protein sequence MVLEVALIDVTPGHEDAFAAAYVQAYPIITSTEGCRSARMTRGVESPSRFVLLVEWDSVEAHDVNFRQSEKFPQWRALIGPHFAGPPLVEHFVDVPA
- the coaE gene encoding dephospho-CoA kinase → MLMVGLTGGIGSGKSAVAARLAALGAVVIDADHVAREVVAPGSAGLAEIVATFSDRVLDAHGALDRAALGAVVFADEAARRRLEAITHPRVRARTAELVAAAPSHAVVVNDVPLLVEVGLAPTYHLVVVVQTAVTTRLERLTRDRGMDRAEAERRIAAQADDARRRAAADVVLSNDGDLAELHAAVDGLWRDRLVPYEGNLRARRAIRPEQAVLTEPDPTWPEQYARLAARIRHALAPADLCIEHIGSTAVPGLAAKDVIDIQLGVPSLAEADGPLAERLADAGFPRLPGEWWDNPRRAGSGRWEKRLHGSADPGRPVHLHLRVAGSPAWRYALLMRDHLRADPDQRAAYLHLKRELVASAPDSATYGTLKDPWFDEEHLRAEEWAERTGWRP
- a CDS encoding helix-turn-helix domain-containing protein, translating into MGTFEVVVGRPDVRLRPFVDRYVGYRERAELPLVRRQAAGAFVVLILGWGAPLDVVDPRCVERGAHQVDSFVAGTFDAYCLTRTIGVGTGVELLLAPLAARRILGVPLGELANRAVAVERFPGGWLDRLRCRLAETPDWPGRFRLLDAAVAARLAAAEPVDPRLEWAWRRLAGSAGRVGVGPLAEELGWSRRHLATVFRREAGLAPKTTARLLRFAGAHAALTGDRPAGEGAPAGAAELAVRYGYYDQSHLIREFREFAGATPASLARSHSSNPG
- a CDS encoding SDR family oxidoreductase encodes the protein MTERVALVTGVSRRIGIGAAVARALAADGWRLLLTGLPGYDDAQPYGGDPDDVPALLAELGDDTRHRPADLLDPSAPAKLVAEAVRRHGRLDAVVAVHAYSTHTPLGALDAAEIDRHLLVNVRATLLLAEAFAAAHPGGQGGRLVLFSSGQRLGPMPGELAYAASKAGVENLTLQLAPLLMPNGITVNCVNPGPTDTGYADPERLAAVARLFPGGRWGTPEDAARLVRFLCSTDADWITGQVIDSEGGFQRHR